TCGTTGCATCAGGCAAGGTGGGCGAAGTGATGCGCCCTGATTTGCTTGAATCGGTTTACGGTTGGCAGATACGCCGTTGCGAAGATGAGGCAGGGTTTTATTTCAGAAGCTGAGCGCCAACAGGCCGTCTGAAAAATGATAAAGAAAATTTATTTTATCGTTCAAAAATAAAACGAGATGGGAGAATGTTCCCGACTTGAAGAACCAAATTTTGCGCATTTCACAAGTAAAATGCCGATTTCCATCAAATAGAAATATATTTTATTATTTATAGAATACAATATTTTAAAATAATACTGATTTTTAATTACACAAAAATATTGACAAGAAAATGATGATGGTTATTTAATATATAAATCTTATTAATAATTTTTATTAATCATTATCATGGTACAGCAGCTTGTTTGGACTCCGAAACAATCCGCGCCCAAGGCATTTCCCGAACGTCAGGCATTAATGCCCGTTTGGGGCGGTATTCCAATGCCGCGTCCCCAGTGGCAGAACATTTGGAAGAAAAAGCTTCCCCATGCAACTGATGTGGACGCGCTTGCTTATCTGCATATTCCATTTTGCGCCAACCATTGCGTTTTTTGCGGCTTCTACCGTAATGCGTGGAAGGATAGCCAAAGCAGCGTGTACACCGACAAAATTATCGAAGAAATGGCCGCTGAAGCCGAAGTCCGTACAGGCAAGGGCAAAATCCGAGCCGTTTATTTCGGGGGCGGTACGCCGACCGCGTTGCTTACGGAAGACCTCGTCCGCCTGATTCGTGCCTGCTACCAATATCTGCCGCTTGCCGAAGATTGCGAGTTCACCATCGAAGGGCGCATGAGCCATTTCGATTTGGAAAAAGCACAGGCCTGCATCGAAGCAGGGGCCAACCGAATTTCCATCGGCGTACAAACTTTCAATACCGCCATCCGCCGCCGTCTCGGCCGCAAACACAGCGGAGACGAGGCGTTTGAATATTTGGCAAAATTGTGCGAACTCGATACCGTGATTGTGGCCGATTTGATGTTCGGCCTGCCCAATCAAACCGATGAAGTTTGGCAAAACGATATCGCCCGCGCCGCCGAGCTGCCTCTGTCCGGTCTGGATACGTACGCGTTCAACCTTTATCCCATGCTGCCCATCAACCGCATGATTGAAAAAGGCGCATTTCCGACACCGCCGGGCTTTGATATTCAGGCAGACCAATATGCCTACACGGTTGAAACACTGCTGGAAAAAGGCTGGGAACAGGTCAGCAACAGCCACTTTGCCTATCCCGGCCGCGGAGAGCGCAACCGCTACAATACCCTGATCAAATCCGATATTTCCTGTTTAGCATTCGGCTCCGGAGCAGGCGGTAACTTTGGAGGTTTCAGCTATCAGGTGCAGGGCGATTTGGAGAGTTATCTCGCCACGCCGAAAGGCGAGAAAAACATCGCATTTATGAGCGGCCATAGTCCAAATAAAGCACTGCTCAGCAAAGTCCAGCACGATATTGAAACAGGCCGTCTGAATCCATTATTGTTTGACGGCAACAAAGCAGCGCAAAAGCTGATTGCCCAATGGCAGGAAATGCAGCTTTTTAAAGAACCTGATTCAGACGGCATTATCCGTTTGAATACCAGCGGCCGTTATTGGTCGCCCACCCTTATCCGCAAACTCATGCTCACTCTTCCGACTCAAGAAAAGGATCAAACCATGCAAAAACTTTCAGCCGAACAACAAACCATGTTGCGCCAATCATTAGAAAAAAATCCCGGCCAAGTACTGGAAATGCTGGCAGCGCAAAACCAATGCAGTTTTGAAGACGTTATCCGCTGCCTGCCTGAAGAGAACGTGCGCCAAACCGAAGGCAGCCGCATAGTCGAAATCCTCCAAGCCGTTGCCGCATGGGATGAATCCGTTACCTTCATCGCCCACACCCCCGATGCCATCGTCGAAGTCAGCGGCAAACTGCCTAACGGCAAAGTCGGCCGCGGTTTCTACAACTTTGACCATCCCGAAACCGAGGGCGGTGTACACGGCCACATCTACTATGAAAACTGCGCCTCCATCTACCTTTTGGAACGCCCGTTTATGGGTAAAGCCACTTGCTCGCTCAACTTTATCAACCGCAACGGCGGCGCCATGTTTAAAATTTTCGTCGGCCGCGATGAGGCAGGCGAGTTGAAACAACACCAAATCGAAGCCATGCGCAAATTGTTTGATGCCGCTTAAACGGTTTCAGACGGCCTGATAATCCGTTCCTTGTTGCATAGAGGAGCGGATTTTCTAACAACAAACATTTACCATACAAAGGAACCCCAAACATGCAACTCATCTTCGGAGCCAACGGCCCGTCCGGCCGCGCCTATATACGCACATTGACTGACTCAGCCGATACCGTCGCCGTATTGAGAAGGCCGTCTGAAGACAGCTTTTTTGCCGAACACAATATTCAAACCGTCGTCGCCGATGCGCTTGATGCCGACGCGCTCGATAAAGCGTTGGCACAATATCGTCCTGATACCGTGATCAGTTTTGTCGGCGGCAAAAACGAAGAGGGCATCCGCAGCGATGCGCTGGGCAATATCAACATCATTGCCGCTACGAAAGCCGCCAATCCGCAAGCCCGCTTTGTACTGATTACCAGCATGGGTTGCGGTGAACAATGGGACATGATGAGCGAGCCGTTCAAACAGGCACTCGGCGAAGCCGTCCGTGCCAAAACAGAAGCCGAAATCTATCTCAAACAAAGCGGTTTGAATTGGACCATCTTGCGCCCCTGCGGCCTTGCCGATGGCGAAGATAATGCCTATACCTTGACACAAAATGCCCAAGAAATTCCGCAAAAATACATGACGCGCAACGGCTTGGCCGCTGCCGTTGCTGCCATTGTCGGCCAAGCGGACAGCAAGGGCGAAACGTATAGCGTTGGTGCGGCATAAACGGATTGAGTAGGCCGTCTGAAACTGTCTTTTAATTGTTTCAGACGGCCTGATTTTTTATTAACATACTGTTTTTATTATGAATCAAAGAAATTAAAATAACAGACACAAAAAAGACCGGAACATATCCGGTCTTTTTAATGATTTCGCACTTACGCTTGGTAACCTTTCGCTTCGGCAAGCAGGGCCAGCAATTCTTCAGTCGTATCCCAACCGATGCAGGCATCCGTAATACTTTGACCGTAAACTTCTGGCTTGTCCTGACGGCCTTCAACCAAGTGGCTTTCCACCATCACGCCCATAATGTTTTCTTCACCAGCTTTCAGTTGCGCCGCAACATCGTGCGCTACATCCATTTGTTTGCGGAAGTCTTTACGGCTGTTGGCATGGCTGCAGTCCACCATCAGTTTGCTGCTCACGCCGGCTTTTTGAAGCTGCGCAACCGCGTCTTTAACGTGTTCCGCGCTGTAATTAGGCTCTTTACCGCCACGCAAAATCGTATGGCAGTCAGGGTTGCCGCTGGTGTGGACAATCGCAGAATGACCGGCTTTGGTTACAGACAGGAAGTGGTGCGGATGATTGGCGGCGCCGATGGCGTCGATGGCGATTTTCAGATTGCCGTCCGTACCGTTTTTAAAACCGACAGGGCAGGAAAGGCCGCTGGCCAATTCGCGGTGTACCTGGCTTTCAGTCGTACGCGCCCCAATCGCGCCCCAAGAAATCAGGTCGGCGTAGTATTGCGGCGTAATCATGTCCAAGAATTCAGTCGAAGCAGGCATGCCCATTTCGTTCAAAGTAAGCAACAACTGACGCGCTTGGCGCAGGCCGTAATTGATGTCAAACGTACCGTCCAAGTGCGGATCGTTAATCAGACCTTTCCAGCCAACGGTTGTACGCGGTTTTTCAAAATACACGCGCATTACAATCAGCAGCTCTTTCTCATATTTTTTGCGCAAGGGCAGCAATTTTTGCGCATATTCAACCGCCGCCTTAGTATCGTGAATCGAACATGGGCCGATGATGACCAGCAAACGGTTGTCGCGGCCGTGAACCAAATCCGAAATCTCATGACGTGTTTTATAAACCAAATTGGCAACCTGAGGCGTAACAGGCAGCTCATACAAATGTGCGATTGGAGGGAGTAACTCTTTGACTTCTTTGATCTTAATATCGTCAGTAGGGTAGTGTTGGGACATGATGGACTCTCTTGTTTATTTTTGATACAGGTTACAGGTTTTAGCAGAATTAAACAAGGCTTGATTTTTTATTTTAGCAATTTTATTCTAAAATTTCTTTATTTTAATTATTTTATGGAATTTAAAATCAGTTTATCTGTTAGAATTAATATTTAATGCTATTTAGAAATTTCATTTATATAATAAAGGGCTTTGGGTTTTTATCAAAATACAGGCCGTCTGAAAATGTTCAGACGGCCTGAAGTCTTACATAGACCAAAAATTGAGAAGCGTGAAGGCTATCGGTATTGTTCCAGCAAGGGTGAAGAAAAAGGAGTCCAATAAACTCCTTTCAGGCCGCTTTCCACCAATTTGTCATTCAACCAAGTGTTACAAGTATTGAATAAATGATAGCGCCCTTTGGCTTCGTAAAAAGCATCGTTAGATTGATGATGGATTCCTTTTAGCAAGATGGGGTGCCCATTTTTTTGTTGAAAACCGGCCAAGAGCGATTTTGTTAAATTCCTGTATTGCTCAGGCGTGACCAAAAATTTGACGACGTGGCTATTTTCTCGTGGTTCAAAAGAATAATAAGTAACATGAATCAGCGTACGGTTCAGCCCGCTTAATGCACCTAAGGCATTGGAGAACGTCAAATCTTTCCACTCAGGCGTGTATAAATAAAAATTGCGCTCCCCCCAGCCTAAACCGATATGCGTTATCTGAGGATCAGCAGTGAGCGTGTCTTTTGGATTGACGATATCCGACCAATCAAAAATATCATTCTTTAGCGGCATGACTACATCAGTATGTACGCCGTTACTGACTAAAAATAAAGTAATTTCCCCCTTGGGTTGCTCTTCATTAAGCGGCAATGAAGCCATCATCCAAGCAGATAAAAAATACAATAGGGCAAAAATAGGGATAATCAGCGCTATTTTGCCGATTTTCTTAAGGATGTGAAGGAAGGAGCGCATTCGTTTTTTTAAAGGCAATTAAGTTTGAAGGTGTGTATTTTCCATTAAATTTGTACTTTTTTCATTAGAAATGAGTGGGCGATATAGTTATTAAAAAAATAGTTAGATTTAGAAGTTGATTCACGCAAATTTCTTAAAAATTTAATTGGAGAGAGTTTTAAAGTTTGTTGATAAGGGGATTAAAATCAACTGGATTTATTACCTTTCAGACGGCCTTTTTCCATTTATCCCATTCGCTTTACCATCAGCATAATCCCAGTTAATATATCAAATTCATTGTCATTTTAAAATTTTTCTGTCATGACCGCCCGCCAATCCTACCACCTCACCTTCGCCCGTTTCTCCCCCTCACTTTCAGTCCGCTCCTCCAGCGCATCCGAAGCGGTCAATACCGCTTACCGTGTTGAAATCACCGCTACCTCGACCGATTCCTCGCTGCCGCTGTCTTCCTACCTCAACCAGCGCGCAGCGTTTGAGATTCGTCCGCAAGAAGGTTTACTGTCGGAAGTGGCCGAAGTATTCGGGTCTGCTTCAGACGATCCCCCGGCAAAGCAATGGCAGGGCATTATCACCTCATGCGAGAAGTTGTCGGTTTCCAAGGATGAAACCGTTTACCGCTTTGTTTTAGAGCCGCGCTTCGCGGCTTTAAAACATTTCCAAACTTCCCGGCTGTTCCAACACCAAACCGTCCCCGACATCGTTGCCGCCGTCTTCAAACACCACGGTTTCTCCGGCGTCGACTACCGTTTTCAAAAGAGCCGCAACTACGCTGTACGCGAGTATGTCACCCAATATCTCGAAAGCGACTTCGACTTTATCAACCGTCTGTGTGAAGAAGAGGGTATCTGGTATGCCTTCGAACAGCATGAACAACATGGTGACGTAGTCGTCTTCGGCGACAGTCCCGAACACTATTTGCGCAGCCAAGGCCTACCCGTTTCCTACCGACCCCATGCCGGATTGGAGAGTGTCGGTACCGAAGCACTCTTTAACTTAAGCATCCGCCACAACCCCATTGTCGAAGGCATACGCACGGCCGACTACAACTACCGCAGTGCCGATACCGACCTATTTGCCGAAACCGACAACAAACAGTCGGAAGAATCAGCCGACAATACCGTTTTATTGGGCAAACAACAGCATTGGGGCCTTCATCCCAAAACAACCGACGAAGCCCAAGTTCAGACGACCCTGTTGAACGAAGCCAACCTCTGCCGCCAAACCGTTGCAGCCGGCAGCGGCAACGTCGTCTCCATGACGCCGATGAAGGTGTTCCAAACCGATGTCTCCTTCCCCGAAGCCCCCGACGGCTGGCTGGTACTTTCCATGGAGCACAGCGGCAGCCGCGATACCGCCTACAGCCATACCTTTACCGCCATCCCCGCCCAACTCGCCTACCGTCCTGAACGCATCACCCCGCGTCCGCATATCGACGGTACCTTACCGGCACGGGTCACTGCGGCAGAAAACTGCACCTATGCCTATATCGACGATATGGGCCGCTACCGCGTCAAACTCCCGTTTGACCTGGACGAATGGAGTCCCGGCGGGGAAAGCCGTCCCGTCCGACTGGCTAAACCCTATGCCGGTCCCGAATACGGCATTCACTTCCCCTTACACGAAGGCACCGAAGTGATGCTGTCCTTCGTACAAGGTAATCCCGACCGTCCGTATATCTCCGGTGTCATGCACGACAGTGCCCATACCGACCATATCCCTGCCGATTGGAACACAAGAAACGTTATCCGTACCTGGGCGAACAACAAACTCAGGATGGAAGACCTGCAGGGTCAGGAACACATCAAACTTGCCACCGACTATCAGAAATCCCAACTCAACCTCGGCCATATCGTCGACAGTAGCAGGGAGAAACGCGGAGAGAACGGCGAAGGCTTCGAATTGAGAACCGACGGCTGGGGCGCGGTACGGGCAGGTAAGGGCATACTCGTCAGCGCACAAAACCAGGATGCCAATGGCAAAGTACTGGATATGGACGATGCCATCGCACAGATCGAACAGGCTCTCTCCCTGGCCAAAAGCCTGAACAAAGCCGCCCAAACCGCAAACAACCATAACACCGATGAAGAAACCCAAAGAGGCCGTCTGAAAGACGCCCTCAAAGACCTGAAAGAAGCCGGTTTGATCCAAACCGCCCCGGCCGGCATTGCTACCGCAACCCAACAAAGCCAACTGCATACCGCCAATGAAAACATCCACCTGGTCAGCGGCAACCATACCGACATTACTGCCGGACAAAGCCTGACCGCCCATGCGGCAGAGAGTCTGAACCTGTTTGCGCAAAGCAGCGGCATCAAGGTACAGGCCAATCAGGGCAAAGTGGAAGTACAGGCACAGAATGACGAGCTGCAGCTGAATGCACTGAAGGATGCGACGTTAACCAGCAGCGCAGGGAAAGTTACCATTGCAGCGAAGGAAGAGATTCTGATTACCTGCAAAGGGGCGTATATCAAGCTGAGCAACGGGGAAGTTGAGATCGGGAGTCCGAAGGTGGTGCGGGTGAGGGCGCCGTTGGTGGTGGGTGAATCGGCAAAACGAGATTTTGATTTCTTCTCTATCAAAGATTTTCCTTTATACAAAGCAAAATTGCTTGTGAAAAATAGCGAAACAGGAGAGCCCATAAAGCAACGTAAATGTATTGTCAAATTCTTATCCGGTGATAAAAAAATATTATCTACAGATAATAATGGTTTTTTGTATTTAAAATCATTACAATCCGATGTAGTTTCAGTACATGTATTATTTGAAGCTCCCAAAAGAATTTTAAAACCAAATGAGGTATAAAATGGCTGAAAAAAATACGAAATTAATTTTATCTAATGATCGTGATGTCAAAACAAGTGAAATAACTGTGAATGATCGGGCTGCCACAAGGAAAGCTATTATTAATTATTTAGAAAAATTTTTACCAGTAATTTCTAAAAATAAATTTTTGGAGCGTTCGGAATGGGGAGCACGAGCGGCTAATAATGGTTTAGAAGATGAGTGGGATTACACATCAATAGTCATCCACCACCAAGGGAATTCACCACAACATATATGTTCTGCAACGTATGGTGCTTTACGTGAAGTACAAAATAACCACATGGATAAAAAAGATTTTTCAGATATCGGTTATCACTACGCAGTAGATTGTACAGGAGTTATTGCAGAAGGCAGAGATATAAGATTCAAAGGTTCTCATGTTAATAAAAATAATGCTAAAAAAATAGGTATTCTCTTATTAGGAGATTTTTCAAAACCAGGAGAAGCTAAACTTTCTTTTAAAGATTTTAGTACATGGACTGATCAATTTGATTCTGATTATATGAGAAAGATACCTGATGCACAATTAGCTGCTCTAAAAGTTTTAATCAAATGCCTGAATAATTTTTTCGAAATCAGTGAGTTAGGAGGGCATAAAGAATTTGCTTTATCTAACGATACTCGGACATGTCCAGGTAGTGTTGCTATGGAGAAAATAGTTGAGTTAAGAAAAGAATTTAGATTAAATAAACCAACTAAAGTTAAATAAACAGATAAGGAAATTTTATGAATAAAATGCTATTTTTTATTTTTATTTCATTGTATTTGTTTATCGGTATTGTTTATAGGATAGGAGAATTTGATAATAATTATATATTATTTTTAAAAAAACCGTGGTCATTTCAGAGCTTATACTATGATTCTATTGGGGAGCGTGATATACAAGATGTACCTAAAGGGCAATTGAAACAATTCCTATTATATTGTGATGCTAATATTTTTGATCAATTTCCATGTACTGTAGAGACAAAAGAGGAAGTTAAAAAATATTTGAGTGAACACTAATTTTAGAGATCCAAAATCATTTGGTAGAAAAGTATCTTTCATTTGCCTATTCAGATGCCTATTCAGATTTCTCTTTAATATTTCAAGAAGGGCAATAGCTAAGGGCTTTTATCGGAAAGGAAGAGATTTTTATTCATTTTAAGTTTTCTTAATTGTTTTAAGAGGATAAAGATATGAGTAGAGGCATATTTTATTTTGTTATCTTAATGATAAGTATTAAGGTATATGGAATTTCACCATCCCCATATTCTAATAATGATATAAATATAATAATAAAAAACAATATGTTGTGTATTTATACTGATAAGAAAAATCTTTTAGGTAATTATTTGCTAGGTGTGGGTTTTTTTGATTCAGACTTAGGAGAATATAGATCTTGGTATTATGAAAATTCATTTGATAAAAACTATCCAAATAAAGAAAATTGTATTGTTACAGATAATAATAATTTTGATGGTATAGTATTAAAAAGTAATGAAGTCTATGATATCACGCTTCAGCCAAATACGTATGGATATGCTGATTTCATTGGTATGAAAAATTATTATTGCATAATAGAGGAAGATGGAAAGGTTAAAGTAGGTTCTATTGACTCATCCTCTAGAAAATGTAGAAATAGAACTGATTTCCTTGAAAATAATACAATGATAGGAATACAAGAAAGTTGGTTTGATTCATTAATTAAATGGTTTAAAAATTTATGGAAATGATGAAAAAAATGGACTGATTTTGCAGAAACAGATAATTTCGTCACAAGGCGAACAAGCATAGATACAGTCCATCCTATTAAACCCGAATGACCTACTGTTTCAGAAAGCCAAAGAAGAATCCTGTATTACTATGCCGATAATCTGAATCTGCATTTTACTCTTGGGCATGAGGCTTGGATCTTTGGATTGTGCAGTTTGGTTATCATCAATAGGAAGAGACCTTGGGCAATTCCCGCCTGTTTCAAAACCAAACCGTCCCCGACATCGTTGCCGCCGTCTTCAAACACCACGGTTTCTCCGGCGTCGACTACCGTTTTCAAAAGAGCCGCAACTACGCTGTACGCGAGTATGTCACCCAATATCTCGAAAGCGACTTCGACTTTATCAACCGTCTGTGTGAAGAAGAGGGTATCTGGTATGCCTTCGAACAGCATGAACAACATGGTGACGTAGTCGTCTTCGGCGACAGTCCCGAACACTATTTGCGCAGCCAAGGCCTACCCGTTTCCTACCGACCCCATGCCGGATTGGAGAGTGTCGGTACCGAAGCACTCTTTAACTTAAGCATCCGCCACAACCCCATCGTCGAAGGCATACGTACGGCCGACTACAACTATCGCAGTGCCGATACCAACCTCTTTGCCGAAACCGACAACAAACAGTCCGAAGAATCTGCCGACAATACCGTCTTATTGGGCAAACAGCAGCACTGGGGCCTTCATCCTAAAACAACCGACGAAGCCCAAGTTC
This region of Neisseria subflava genomic DNA includes:
- a CDS encoding N-acetylmuramoyl-L-alanine amidase, which encodes MAEKNTKLILSNDRDVKTSEITVNDRAATRKAIINYLEKFLPVISKNKFLERSEWGARAANNGLEDEWDYTSIVIHHQGNSPQHICSATYGALREVQNNHMDKKDFSDIGYHYAVDCTGVIAEGRDIRFKGSHVNKNNAKKIGILLLGDFSKPGEAKLSFKDFSTWTDQFDSDYMRKIPDAQLAALKVLIKCLNNFFEISELGGHKEFALSNDTRTCPGSVAMEKIVELRKEFRLNKPTKVK
- a CDS encoding NAD(P)H-binding protein, with translation MQLIFGANGPSGRAYIRTLTDSADTVAVLRRPSEDSFFAEHNIQTVVADALDADALDKALAQYRPDTVISFVGGKNEEGIRSDALGNINIIAATKAANPQARFVLITSMGCGEQWDMMSEPFKQALGEAVRAKTEAEIYLKQSGLNWTILRPCGLADGEDNAYTLTQNAQEIPQKYMTRNGLAAAVAAIVGQADSKGETYSVGAA
- a CDS encoding type VI secretion system Vgr family protein → MTARQSYHLTFARFSPSLSVRSSSASEAVNTAYRVEITATSTDSSLPLSSYLNQRAAFEIRPQEGLLSEVAEVFGSASDDPPAKQWQGIITSCEKLSVSKDETVYRFVLEPRFAALKHFQTSRLFQHQTVPDIVAAVFKHHGFSGVDYRFQKSRNYAVREYVTQYLESDFDFINRLCEEEGIWYAFEQHEQHGDVVVFGDSPEHYLRSQGLPVSYRPHAGLESVGTEALFNLSIRHNPIVEGIRTADYNYRSADTDLFAETDNKQSEESADNTVLLGKQQHWGLHPKTTDEAQVQTTLLNEANLCRQTVAAGSGNVVSMTPMKVFQTDVSFPEAPDGWLVLSMEHSGSRDTAYSHTFTAIPAQLAYRPERITPRPHIDGTLPARVTAAENCTYAYIDDMGRYRVKLPFDLDEWSPGGESRPVRLAKPYAGPEYGIHFPLHEGTEVMLSFVQGNPDRPYISGVMHDSAHTDHIPADWNTRNVIRTWANNKLRMEDLQGQEHIKLATDYQKSQLNLGHIVDSSREKRGENGEGFELRTDGWGAVRAGKGILVSAQNQDANGKVLDMDDAIAQIEQALSLAKSLNKAAQTANNHNTDEETQRGRLKDALKDLKEAGLIQTAPAGIATATQQSQLHTANENIHLVSGNHTDITAGQSLTAHAAESLNLFAQSSGIKVQANQGKVEVQAQNDELQLNALKDATLTSSAGKVTIAAKEEILITCKGAYIKLSNGEVEIGSPKVVRVRAPLVVGESAKRDFDFFSIKDFPLYKAKLLVKNSETGEPIKQRKCIVKFLSGDKKILSTDNNGFLYLKSLQSDVVSVHVLFEAPKRILKPNEV
- a CDS encoding TIGR02117 family protein; the encoded protein is MRSFLHILKKIGKIALIIPIFALLYFLSAWMMASLPLNEEQPKGEITLFLVSNGVHTDVVMPLKNDIFDWSDIVNPKDTLTADPQITHIGLGWGERNFYLYTPEWKDLTFSNALGALSGLNRTLIHVTYYSFEPRENSHVVKFLVTPEQYRNLTKSLLAGFQQKNGHPILLKGIHHQSNDAFYEAKGRYHLFNTCNTWLNDKLVESGLKGVYWTPFSSPLLEQYR
- the hutW gene encoding heme anaerobic degradation radical SAM methyltransferase ChuW/HutW; this translates as MVQQLVWTPKQSAPKAFPERQALMPVWGGIPMPRPQWQNIWKKKLPHATDVDALAYLHIPFCANHCVFCGFYRNAWKDSQSSVYTDKIIEEMAAEAEVRTGKGKIRAVYFGGGTPTALLTEDLVRLIRACYQYLPLAEDCEFTIEGRMSHFDLEKAQACIEAGANRISIGVQTFNTAIRRRLGRKHSGDEAFEYLAKLCELDTVIVADLMFGLPNQTDEVWQNDIARAAELPLSGLDTYAFNLYPMLPINRMIEKGAFPTPPGFDIQADQYAYTVETLLEKGWEQVSNSHFAYPGRGERNRYNTLIKSDISCLAFGSGAGGNFGGFSYQVQGDLESYLATPKGEKNIAFMSGHSPNKALLSKVQHDIETGRLNPLLFDGNKAAQKLIAQWQEMQLFKEPDSDGIIRLNTSGRYWSPTLIRKLMLTLPTQEKDQTMQKLSAEQQTMLRQSLEKNPGQVLEMLAAQNQCSFEDVIRCLPEENVRQTEGSRIVEILQAVAAWDESVTFIAHTPDAIVEVSGKLPNGKVGRGFYNFDHPETEGGVHGHIYYENCASIYLLERPFMGKATCSLNFINRNGGAMFKIFVGRDEAGELKQHQIEAMRKLFDAA
- the aroG gene encoding 3-deoxy-7-phosphoheptulonate synthase AroG — its product is MSQHYPTDDIKIKEVKELLPPIAHLYELPVTPQVANLVYKTRHEISDLVHGRDNRLLVIIGPCSIHDTKAAVEYAQKLLPLRKKYEKELLIVMRVYFEKPRTTVGWKGLINDPHLDGTFDINYGLRQARQLLLTLNEMGMPASTEFLDMITPQYYADLISWGAIGARTTESQVHRELASGLSCPVGFKNGTDGNLKIAIDAIGAANHPHHFLSVTKAGHSAIVHTSGNPDCHTILRGGKEPNYSAEHVKDAVAQLQKAGVSSKLMVDCSHANSRKDFRKQMDVAHDVAAQLKAGEENIMGVMVESHLVEGRQDKPEVYGQSITDACIGWDTTEELLALLAEAKGYQA